In Aethina tumida isolate Nest 87 chromosome 2, icAetTumi1.1, whole genome shotgun sequence, the DNA window AAGGTATTATTTATAGGATACAAACCTTATAAAATTACCCATTCTTCCGATTATTTCGATCAGTTATATGAATGGGCAGTGCAGTTAATTAAAGAAGGTCACGCATACGTTTGTCATCAGACCGCAGACGAAATGAAAGGATTTAATCCTCAACCTTCTCCTTGGAGGAATCGTCCAGTTGAAGAAAGTCTTCAactgtttgaggtattttttattaacaattcattCATGTCTTGAAATGTTAATCACAAAGTCTTTGTAGGATATGAAAAATGGGAAAATTGACGAAGGTTGTGCCACGTTAAGAATGAAAATAACACTGGAAGAAGGCAAATTAGATCCAGTTGCTTACAGGGTACGTTTTACTCCGCATCACAGAACGGGGGATAAGTGGTGTATTTATCCCACTTACGATTTTACCCATTGCTTGTGCGATAGCATTGAAAACATAACGCATTCATTGTGCACCAAAGAGTTTCAGTCAAGGTGAgggatttattcaaatttgtattgtattatatttaatttatatatatttatatatatttttttaattcagacGCTCCAGTTATTATTGGTTATGCAAcgccttaaatatttattgtccaGTACAATGGGAGTATGGCAGATTAAATGTAAACTACACTGTTGTATCAAAGAGAAAAATTGCAAAACTTATTGATGAGGGTATTGTCAAAGGTATAACTCTAAAAAAACATTctgataaaacaaaaacgtGGGAAATATAATTGTTCCAGACTGGGATGATCCAAGGCTGTTCACATTGACTGCACTTAGACGACGTGGATTCCCAGCGGAggctataaacaatttttgcgCTCAGTTAGGAGTTACTGGAGCTCAAAGTACTGTAGATCCATCTATGTTAGAAGCATATGTTAGAGATCACCTAAACAGTACAGCTCCTaggtatatttcaatttaataattaaatacacatttatttaattattaacgctTTCAGGCGAATGGTCGTTTTGgaaccattgaaaataaccaTTGAGAATTTCCCTAGTGATAAACCTCTTAAAGTTAACGTACCAAACTTCCCCAATAACCCTGAATTGGGATCCCATGAGGTCACCTTTGATAAAGTcttgtatattgaaaaaaccGATTTCATTGAAGTACGTCAATTGCAGTGAATGagtctttaaaatactattataatCTGTTATTTTCTAGATTGGTGACAAAGGATATAGGAGACTAACTAAAACACAACATGTTGGTCTTAGACACGCCGGTTATATTTTAGAGGtggttaatgttttaaaaaatccaagtgGGCAAGTATCAGAACTTGTTTGTAAATGTCATAAAGTTGAAAGCGCCTCCACTAAGCCCAAAGCTTTTATTCATTGGGTTAGCGATCCTACAGATGTCTGTATCCGATTGTATTCACCTCtgtaagttttatttgtaactatTAAGTTGTgccaaatattcaaatatttttgttgaagatttaaacataaaaatcctGAAGATCCAAATGAAGTTCCTGCTGGCTTCCTTACAGACTGCAATCCGGATTCACTAAAGTCTGTCAATGCTTTCGCTGACAAGTCGTTGTTAAGTGCTAaagtatttgataaatttcaatttgagaGATTGGGATTCTTTTCTATTGATCCAGA includes these proteins:
- the LOC109596740 gene encoding probable glutamine--tRNA ligase produces the protein MVQNEEVIIKQFVALGLSEQKAKETLKNVSVTKNLLSILDQVRDVKLPEGNGILLYHLSTKIKPQIVHHLPFIVKYIAENKLDTTVRVDKAIEFALSNLTNLNVTEFEKFCGVGVVVTPEQIEKTVEKVILEIKNELIEKRYRYNTGPLMQKVRTLLPWADGKAVKNEFDIQVLDILGPKTEEDLAPPPKVDKKQKSKVEKPKSDDKKTASEASVVNNALTILDVMKKINFHQPGENFKTDGYVVTENTERLIKEHLKITGGKVRTRFPPEPNGILHIGHAKAININFGYAAANNGICFLRYDDTNPEKEEEKFFTGIKDIVTWLGYKPYKITHSSDYFDQLYEWAVQLIKEGHAYVCHQTADEMKGFNPQPSPWRNRPVEESLQLFEDMKNGKIDEGCATLRMKITLEEGKLDPVAYRVRFTPHHRTGDKWCIYPTYDFTHCLCDSIENITHSLCTKEFQSRRSSYYWLCNALNIYCPVQWEYGRLNVNYTVVSKRKIAKLIDEGIVKDWDDPRLFTLTALRRRGFPAEAINNFCAQLGVTGAQSTVDPSMLEAYVRDHLNSTAPRRMVVLEPLKITIENFPSDKPLKVNVPNFPNNPELGSHEVTFDKVLYIEKTDFIEIGDKGYRRLTKTQHVGLRHAGYILEVVNVLKNPSGQVSELVCKCHKVESASTKPKAFIHWVSDPTDVCIRLYSPLFKHKNPEDPNEVPAGFLTDCNPDSLKSVNAFADKSLLSAKVFDKFQFERLGFFSIDPDSSSNNLVINQTVGLKEDSGK